One genomic segment of Phycisphaerales bacterium AB-hyl4 includes these proteins:
- a CDS encoding class I SAM-dependent methyltransferase, giving the protein MNASDLSTRVSVTVEPSEGSPHVLAAMQLADAVGLPFIAKLDDITTPMTLVRTGDQLELRVLQGDPALVGGHPIAIDLTQLDTRSGPGRALRQPLLKAVGLRKGEPRPTVFDATAGFGEDAWLLASMGCHVTAAERSPVVAALLRDALRRAAEREPTTASLLRVIVGDSITLLRDWPSETPRPSTVYLDPMFPTGRKTAERKPMRVLRQLIGDDVDSAALLTAAIETADRRVVVKRPSRAPTVAGREPTHVQRGKSVRYDVYIV; this is encoded by the coding sequence GTGAACGCGTCCGACTTGAGCACGCGCGTCAGCGTCACGGTGGAGCCGAGCGAAGGTTCGCCACATGTGCTGGCGGCGATGCAGCTCGCCGACGCGGTGGGCTTGCCATTCATCGCGAAGCTCGATGACATCACCACGCCGATGACCCTGGTTCGCACCGGCGATCAGCTCGAGCTGCGCGTCTTGCAAGGCGATCCCGCCCTCGTCGGCGGCCATCCCATCGCGATCGACCTGACACAACTCGACACGCGCAGCGGCCCCGGGCGGGCACTGCGTCAGCCGCTGCTCAAAGCCGTCGGCCTGCGCAAAGGCGAGCCGCGCCCCACCGTGTTCGACGCCACCGCCGGCTTTGGCGAAGACGCCTGGCTGCTCGCGTCCATGGGCTGTCACGTCACCGCCGCCGAACGTTCGCCCGTGGTGGCGGCATTGCTGCGCGACGCGCTGCGCCGCGCAGCCGAGCGTGAGCCGACGACCGCCAGTCTGCTGCGCGTGATCGTGGGCGACAGCATTACCCTGCTGCGTGACTGGCCAAGCGAGACGCCCCGGCCGAGCACGGTCTACCTCGACCCGATGTTCCCCACGGGCCGCAAGACCGCCGAGCGCAAGCCCATGCGCGTGCTTCGGCAGTTGATCGGCGATGATGTGGACAGCGCGGCCCTGCTGACCGCCGCCATTGAAACGGCAGACCGTCGCGTAGTCGTCAAACGCCCGAGCCGAGCGCCAACGGTGGCTGGTCGCGAGCCAACGCACGTGCAGCGTGGCAAGAGCGTGCGATACGACGTCTACATCGTGTGA
- a CDS encoding MBL fold metallo-hydrolase: MLPREPARSPQLGYLYIPPYRVQGISIAGEQSVVQVPELDVAFDIGACPKPILTANYVALTHGHMDHAAALSYYFSQRNFQGIGVGTIVCHPELEQPIHNVMKAWTGLEAQKTPYNVIALPPGEQLEIKNNIYLRAVESVHTVPSLAYVVLEKRSKLRPDLVGQPQEKLVELKNSGEQITQTLEIPLVCYTGDTMWGELFDRPDVLGAKILITECTFLEPGHRGRASVGKHLHLDDIVKLLEKSTAEAVVLTHLSRRTHLGMVRKALEAAVPPEQLDRVFVLMDQRTNRRRFDQQLADAEAEAEAKADS; the protein is encoded by the coding sequence ATGCTCCCACGTGAACCGGCTCGCAGCCCACAGTTAGGCTACCTCTACATCCCACCCTATCGCGTCCAGGGCATCTCCATCGCTGGCGAACAGTCCGTCGTCCAAGTCCCCGAACTCGACGTCGCCTTCGACATCGGTGCCTGCCCAAAACCCATCCTCACCGCCAACTATGTCGCCCTCACCCACGGCCACATGGACCACGCCGCAGCGCTGAGCTACTACTTTTCCCAACGCAACTTCCAGGGCATCGGCGTCGGCACAATCGTCTGCCACCCTGAACTCGAACAGCCGATCCACAACGTCATGAAAGCGTGGACTGGCCTCGAAGCGCAAAAAACACCCTACAACGTCATCGCCCTACCGCCTGGCGAACAACTCGAAATCAAAAACAACATCTACCTGCGCGCCGTCGAAAGCGTGCACACCGTGCCGTCGCTGGCTTACGTCGTACTCGAAAAACGCAGCAAGCTCCGGCCCGACCTCGTCGGCCAACCGCAGGAAAAACTCGTCGAGCTGAAAAACAGCGGCGAGCAGATCACCCAGACCCTCGAAATCCCGCTCGTCTGCTACACCGGCGACACCATGTGGGGCGAACTGTTCGACCGTCCCGACGTGCTGGGCGCGAAAATACTCATCACCGAGTGCACCTTCCTCGAGCCCGGCCATCGCGGGCGGGCGTCCGTGGGCAAGCACCTGCATCTGGACGACATCGTCAAGCTGCTGGAGAAGTCCACCGCCGAGGCCGTGGTGCTCACGCATCTTTCGCGTCGCACGCACCTGGGCATGGTGCGCAAGGCGTTGGAGGCCGCCGTGCCGCCGGAGCAGCTTGATCGCGTGTTCGTGTTGATGGATCAGCGCACCAACCGGCGCCGCTTCGACCAGCAGCTTGCCGACGCGGAAGCCGAGGCCGAGGCGAAGGCGGATTCGTGA
- a CDS encoding ABC transporter permease, whose translation MARPFAIRTSTIYRYSLFALLLAVLGLFLVWPIVLTVRGGFRDAEGALTLRYILLVFQDPVLVRGLINSFMIAVFTTIGCMLLAMPLAVLAAKYDFRGKALVTSFVLVPLILPPFVGAIGMRALLGRFGSINAFLVDIGLLDPDGPGIDFLGGAMLGGAGRFWGVVIMQVLHLYPILYLNVTAALANLDPTLDEAALNLGAGRWRRFFRITLPLILPGVFAGTTIVFIWAFTELGTPLMFDYYTVTPVQVFWGISEIADNPRPYALVVVMLTVAVGCYLLGKLAFGRRGYAMQSKASVGAATVKLTGWRGWLALSAFVGVTLIAVMPHIGVVLASFTVDGAWYRSVLPKAFTTSHYGEALTHEMAYRSIQNSLMYALAAMVLAIALGLAISYMVVRVKIRGGWVLDALAMLPLAVPGLVMAFGYVAMTLAWPFREGDIFGGFFTVLGQNPNPIALLIIAYAIRRLPYIVRAAAAGLEQTSSELEEASMNLGAGRLYTIRRVVVPLIMANLIAGGILVFSFAMLEVSDSLVLAQQQQHFPITKAIWEFYNRLGDGPYIASAMGVWGMALLTVTLVGASVLMGKRLGAIFRV comes from the coding sequence ATGGCTCGCCCCTTTGCGATCCGAACCAGCACGATTTACCGCTACAGCCTGTTCGCCTTGCTGCTGGCTGTGCTGGGGCTGTTTCTCGTCTGGCCCATCGTCCTCACCGTCCGCGGCGGCTTCCGCGACGCCGAGGGTGCGCTCACCCTCCGCTACATCCTGCTCGTGTTTCAGGACCCGGTGCTTGTCCGCGGGCTGATCAACAGCTTCATGATCGCCGTGTTCACCACCATCGGCTGCATGCTGCTTGCCATGCCGCTGGCGGTGCTCGCCGCGAAATACGACTTCCGTGGCAAGGCGTTGGTAACCAGTTTCGTCTTAGTGCCCTTGATCCTCCCGCCGTTCGTCGGCGCGATCGGCATGCGGGCGCTGCTCGGACGCTTCGGCTCGATCAACGCCTTCCTCGTCGACATCGGCCTGCTCGACCCCGACGGCCCGGGCATCGACTTCCTCGGCGGGGCGATGCTCGGCGGGGCCGGCCGCTTCTGGGGCGTCGTCATCATGCAAGTGCTCCACCTCTACCCCATCCTCTATCTCAACGTCACCGCAGCGCTGGCCAACCTCGACCCCACCCTCGACGAAGCCGCCCTCAACCTCGGCGCCGGCCGCTGGCGACGCTTCTTCCGCATCACCCTCCCGTTGATCCTCCCCGGCGTCTTCGCCGGCACGACCATCGTCTTCATCTGGGCCTTCACCGAACTCGGCACGCCCCTGATGTTCGACTACTACACCGTCACGCCCGTGCAGGTGTTCTGGGGCATCAGCGAGATTGCCGACAACCCACGCCCCTACGCGCTCGTCGTGGTCATGCTCACCGTCGCCGTCGGCTGCTACCTGCTGGGCAAGCTCGCCTTCGGCCGACGCGGTTACGCCATGCAGAGCAAAGCCAGCGTTGGCGCCGCCACCGTCAAACTCACCGGCTGGCGCGGCTGGCTGGCGCTGTCCGCGTTCGTCGGTGTCACCCTCATCGCCGTCATGCCACACATCGGCGTCGTGCTCGCGTCGTTCACCGTCGACGGCGCGTGGTATCGCTCCGTACTGCCCAAGGCGTTCACCACCAGCCACTACGGCGAAGCGCTCACCCACGAGATGGCCTACCGCTCCATCCAGAACAGCCTCATGTACGCCCTCGCCGCCATGGTGCTCGCGATCGCGCTCGGGCTCGCCATCTCGTACATGGTCGTGCGTGTGAAAATCCGCGGCGGCTGGGTGCTCGACGCCCTCGCCATGCTCCCGCTGGCCGTGCCGGGCCTGGTCATGGCGTTCGGCTATGTGGCGATGACCCTCGCGTGGCCCTTCCGCGAGGGCGATATCTTCGGCGGCTTCTTCACCGTGCTCGGCCAGAACCCCAACCCGATCGCCCTGCTGATCATCGCCTACGCCATCCGCCGACTGCCCTACATCGTCCGCGCCGCAGCAGCCGGCCTCGAACAGACCTCCAGCGAACTCGAAGAAGCCTCGATGAACCTCGGCGCAGGCAGGCTCTACACCATCCGCCGGGTCGTCGTCCCGCTGATCATGGCCAACCTCATCGCCGGCGGCATCCTCGTCTTCTCCTTCGCCATGCTCGAAGTCTCCGACTCGCTCGTACTCGCCCAGCAGCAACAACACTTCCCCATCACCAAAGCGATCTGGGAGTTCTACAACCGCCTCGGCGACGGCCCGTATATCGCCTCGGCCATGGGCGTCTGGGGCATGGCCCTGCTCACCGTCACCCTCGTCGGCGCAAGCGTACTCATGGGCAAACGCCTCGGCGCGATCTTCCGGGTTTGA
- a CDS encoding SNF2-related protein, which translates to MSILTAWSPFFQSNARMRGRGYQASNRVERIEPQDGELVRATVQCDEQYIVTVIRDGTRAAAECTCSAFAEGTYCKHIWATLLDVQQNPEGIGASADELAAMRVRAPKARKRAAGESSTPARSSEPEWVGRLSLLRPATIELDHERAPSEVLPAQRQLCYVVLPDHSRRHNGLVVELRQRTPIATGWSKPKPMKVGHDTLHELADNNDRELCALLLGSLPFDEGATTYFSQRGHAMFRLPTGVWRNMLKRMIDTGRCFVAAHEDDEPIDPLPLRWDGDEPWVLWMIGQWDDEDESADADEDTSEGELDLDVEADDTDDADDVDSSTSRFGEVTAQVNGSATAESHAEASTLEAATPAELLVHVELRRDGKRMGVGKPALLLGGADGLIITGDTAAAFDDREAFRWASQFRDDLRRHESLRPIRVPRQDVDRFLDRLYMLPQLPELDLPDDVGRTPERIHPVPHLDLFSPESPEGNKLLPASAKNQLVGRVWFGYDDQRVSPAQPGRFVAINSAASSQAMGDTDVENTVAPMEASNESVDLLEPGDIPEDDAGGSVNGDVHAADASAEVALDAPPKGRLIHRHRRAEWQAMQTLVTYGLRPLPSAGPDIVAMSMKQMGPSVTALLANGWQVEADQQTIRHAGTPHLSIASGIDWFELRGGIRYQRNDGTEEQVTLPQILAAVRSGRQMITLGDGSQGLLPQAWLDEHGLLTTLGKVEKDHLRFGASQAAVLDALLTEDELVEVDETFDRARQRLHEFQGVKPLNPTPRFKGDLRPYQREGLGWFAFLRWFGMGGILADDMGLGKTIQVLAMLDARRKYEGEQSESSAADGTDAPAEHRPALVVAPRSVVFNWVDEAEKFTPHLRVEAYAGTEREALRDRFNEIDIVVTSFGLLRRDIEVLQDYEFDYIVLDEAQAIKNPGSQAAKAARLLRARHRLALTGTPVENHLGDLWSIFEFLNPGMLGSNARFNEMVRATNTAQNGNGREAIATRNATISQVGKMLRPFILRRTKKQVLHDLPEKTEQTIVCEMEPAQQQVYDDLRKYYRQHLLSNLETPGGSTSGSVMGGKSGFMVLEALLRLRQAACHPGLIDEKRADDPSAKLDALLEQLDDVIGEGSKALVFSQFTSMLSLVRRQLDARGIPYCYLDGQTRNRREVVRQFQEDETTPVFLISLKTGGFGLNLTAAEYVFILDPWWNPAVEQQAIDRTHRIGQTRRVFAYRMICQDTVEQRITQLQQQKREIAEAIVGGEQQVLRELTRDDLEQLLS; encoded by the coding sequence ATGTCGATCCTTACGGCCTGGTCGCCTTTCTTTCAAAGCAACGCTCGTATGCGCGGGCGCGGCTACCAGGCATCGAATCGCGTTGAGCGTATCGAACCGCAGGATGGCGAACTCGTTCGCGCCACGGTGCAGTGCGACGAGCAGTACATCGTCACGGTGATCCGCGACGGCACGCGCGCTGCGGCGGAGTGCACCTGCTCTGCTTTCGCAGAGGGAACATATTGCAAGCACATCTGGGCGACACTGCTCGATGTTCAGCAGAACCCCGAAGGTATCGGTGCGTCGGCGGACGAATTGGCGGCGATGCGCGTGCGTGCACCCAAAGCTCGCAAACGCGCGGCCGGCGAGTCGTCAACCCCCGCACGATCGAGTGAGCCGGAGTGGGTCGGCCGACTGAGCCTGCTGCGGCCGGCCACGATCGAACTCGACCACGAGCGCGCCCCATCCGAGGTATTGCCTGCCCAACGACAACTGTGTTACGTCGTGCTGCCGGATCACTCGCGCCGCCACAACGGCCTCGTCGTCGAACTGCGCCAGCGCACGCCCATCGCCACGGGTTGGAGCAAGCCCAAGCCGATGAAAGTCGGCCACGACACACTGCACGAACTTGCGGATAACAACGACCGCGAGTTGTGCGCTCTGCTGCTGGGCTCGCTGCCGTTTGATGAAGGCGCGACCACCTATTTCAGTCAGCGCGGGCACGCGATGTTCCGCCTGCCCACCGGTGTCTGGCGGAACATGCTCAAGCGCATGATCGACACTGGCCGCTGCTTCGTCGCGGCGCATGAAGATGACGAACCGATCGACCCGCTGCCGCTACGATGGGACGGCGACGAGCCGTGGGTGCTCTGGATGATCGGCCAGTGGGATGATGAGGACGAGTCGGCCGACGCGGACGAGGACACGTCCGAGGGCGAACTCGACCTTGATGTTGAAGCCGATGACACCGATGACGCCGACGATGTCGATTCGTCGACCAGTCGCTTCGGCGAGGTGACCGCGCAAGTCAACGGCTCGGCCACCGCCGAGAGTCACGCCGAGGCTTCGACACTTGAAGCCGCCACGCCAGCTGAGTTGCTCGTGCATGTGGAGCTGCGTCGCGATGGCAAGCGGATGGGCGTCGGCAAGCCGGCGCTGCTGCTTGGCGGCGCGGACGGGCTGATCATCACCGGGGACACGGCCGCGGCGTTTGACGACCGTGAAGCGTTCCGCTGGGCGAGCCAGTTTCGCGACGACCTGCGTCGGCATGAGTCGCTGCGTCCGATCCGCGTGCCGCGGCAAGATGTCGATCGATTTCTCGATCGGCTTTACATGCTGCCACAACTGCCTGAGTTGGATCTGCCTGACGACGTCGGCCGAACGCCTGAGCGGATTCACCCCGTGCCGCACCTGGACCTGTTCAGCCCCGAATCGCCGGAGGGCAACAAACTGCTGCCGGCGTCGGCGAAGAATCAACTCGTCGGGCGGGTGTGGTTCGGCTATGACGATCAGCGTGTCAGCCCCGCGCAGCCGGGCCGATTCGTCGCGATCAACTCCGCCGCTTCGTCGCAGGCAATGGGCGATACGGATGTTGAAAACACCGTCGCACCTATGGAAGCGTCGAACGAATCTGTCGATTTGCTGGAACCGGGCGACATCCCCGAAGACGACGCTGGCGGTTCTGTCAACGGCGACGTTCACGCAGCCGACGCGTCGGCGGAGGTTGCCCTCGATGCGCCGCCGAAGGGTCGACTGATTCATCGCCACCGCCGCGCTGAATGGCAGGCGATGCAGACGCTGGTGACGTACGGCCTGCGTCCGCTGCCCAGCGCCGGACCGGACATCGTCGCGATGTCGATGAAGCAGATGGGTCCGTCCGTCACCGCGCTGCTCGCCAACGGCTGGCAGGTTGAGGCCGACCAGCAGACCATTCGACACGCCGGCACGCCGCATCTTTCAATCGCTTCGGGCATCGACTGGTTCGAGCTGCGAGGCGGCATTCGCTATCAACGAAACGACGGCACGGAAGAGCAGGTAACGCTGCCGCAGATTCTCGCGGCGGTGCGGTCCGGCCGACAGATGATCACCCTCGGCGACGGGTCGCAGGGCCTGCTGCCGCAAGCCTGGCTGGATGAGCACGGCCTGCTCACCACGCTCGGGAAGGTCGAGAAGGACCACCTGCGCTTCGGCGCAAGTCAGGCCGCGGTGCTCGATGCGCTGCTGACGGAAGATGAACTGGTCGAAGTCGACGAAACGTTCGATCGCGCCCGCCAACGGCTGCACGAGTTCCAGGGCGTCAAGCCGCTCAATCCCACGCCACGTTTCAAGGGTGACTTGCGTCCGTATCAGCGCGAGGGCCTGGGCTGGTTCGCCTTCCTTCGCTGGTTCGGCATGGGCGGCATCCTCGCGGACGACATGGGCCTGGGTAAGACGATCCAGGTGCTCGCCATGCTGGATGCCCGCCGCAAGTACGAGGGTGAGCAAAGCGAATCGTCGGCCGCCGACGGCACTGACGCCCCTGCGGAGCATCGGCCGGCCCTCGTTGTCGCGCCGCGAAGCGTGGTGTTCAACTGGGTTGATGAAGCGGAGAAGTTCACGCCGCATTTGCGCGTGGAGGCATACGCCGGCACGGAGCGCGAAGCGTTGCGCGATCGCTTCAACGAGATCGACATCGTTGTCACCAGCTTCGGCCTGCTACGGCGCGATATTGAAGTGCTTCAGGACTACGAGTTCGACTACATCGTCCTCGACGAAGCGCAGGCGATTAAAAACCCCGGCTCGCAGGCTGCGAAAGCCGCTCGTCTGCTCAGGGCCCGCCATCGCCTTGCCTTGACCGGCACACCGGTGGAGAACCATCTCGGCGACCTGTGGTCGATCTTCGAGTTTCTTAATCCCGGCATGCTCGGCTCGAACGCGCGGTTCAATGAAATGGTCCGTGCGACCAACACCGCGCAAAACGGCAACGGCCGCGAAGCCATCGCCACCCGTAACGCGACCATCAGCCAGGTCGGCAAGATGCTGCGGCCGTTCATCCTTCGACGCACGAAAAAGCAGGTGCTCCACGACTTGCCTGAAAAGACCGAGCAGACCATCGTCTGCGAAATGGAGCCCGCGCAGCAGCAGGTTTACGACGACCTGCGCAAGTACTACCGCCAGCATCTGCTGAGCAACCTCGAAACGCCGGGCGGCAGCACCAGCGGATCGGTCATGGGCGGCAAGTCGGGCTTCATGGTGCTCGAAGCGCTGCTTCGCCTCCGGCAGGCCGCGTGTCACCCCGGCCTGATCGACGAAAAACGCGCGGACGATCCGTCCGCCAAACTCGACGCCTTGCTCGAACAACTTGACGATGTCATCGGTGAAGGCTCGAAGGCGCTGGTGTTCAGCCAGTTCACCTCGATGCTTTCGCTCGTGCGACGCCAGCTTGACGCACGCGGCATTCCGTACTGCTATCTAGATGGCCAGACACGCAACCGTCGCGAGGTTGTCCGCCAGTTCCAGGAAGATGAAACGACGCCGGTGTTCCTGATCAGCCTCAAGACCGGCGGATTCGGGCTCAACCTCACCGCGGCGGAGTACGTGTTCATTCTTGACCCGTGGTGGAACCCGGCAGTGGAGCAGCAGGCGATCGACCGCACGCACCGCATCGGCCAGACCCGACGTGTGTTTGCGTATCGCATGATCTGTCAGGACACCGTTGAACAGCGGATCACGCAGTTGCAGCAGCAGAAGCGTGAGATCGCCGAGGCGATTGTCGGCGGCGAGCAGCAGGTGCTGCGCGAACTGACGCGCGATGACCTTGAGCAGTTGCTCAGTTGA
- a CDS encoding N-acetylglucosamine-6-phosphate deacetylase, whose product MTRLLIENVQAMRPRAGVVGKSVLVEGGRIVAIDAAADAGVLRIDGGGRLLTPGLMDLHLHGMGLHLFEAGPDELTTGLKTLPQFGVTSALPTLYRVMDRASLPTLKALASALDDVTAVRVPGFHLEGPFLALPGAGAETVPGDLALLDDLFEATAGRIAAMSVSPDTPNVLPVIERLVERGVVVFLTHTHASVDQTLAAIEAGARHATHFYDVFPIPDVTEPGVRPAGAVEAILADERMSVDFIADGVHVHPVAIRAALAAKGVERTLLITDANIGAGLPAGVHDTPWGFPVRVAEGDGARKHNPGKPGDGGLAGSALTMDLGMTNLLRWLDRPEHDVWSMGTRSVAQRMGWSDLGDLREGAAADLVLWDRESDGRLHANKTWQAGQLVFDANQTAAGSAT is encoded by the coding sequence ATGACGAGGCTATTGATTGAAAACGTTCAGGCAATGCGCCCAAGGGCGGGCGTGGTCGGCAAGTCCGTACTCGTGGAAGGCGGGCGTATCGTCGCGATCGACGCCGCAGCCGACGCGGGTGTGCTGCGGATCGATGGCGGCGGCCGACTGCTCACGCCGGGGCTGATGGACCTTCACCTGCACGGCATGGGCTTGCATCTGTTCGAAGCGGGGCCCGACGAACTGACAACGGGGCTTAAGACGTTGCCACAGTTCGGTGTGACGAGTGCATTGCCCACCCTGTATCGCGTGATGGATCGAGCCTCGTTGCCAACGCTCAAAGCATTGGCGTCCGCACTGGATGACGTGACCGCGGTGCGCGTGCCGGGCTTTCATTTGGAAGGGCCGTTCCTCGCCTTGCCTGGCGCGGGCGCGGAAACCGTGCCGGGGGACCTTGCGTTGCTCGATGATCTGTTCGAAGCGACCGCCGGCCGTATTGCCGCGATGTCGGTCAGCCCCGACACGCCGAACGTGCTGCCGGTCATTGAACGGCTGGTCGAGCGTGGCGTCGTGGTGTTTCTCACGCACACGCACGCAAGCGTCGACCAGACGCTGGCGGCGATCGAGGCAGGCGCACGACATGCCACACATTTTTATGATGTGTTCCCTATTCCGGATGTCACCGAGCCCGGCGTTCGGCCGGCGGGCGCGGTGGAAGCCATTCTCGCCGACGAACGGATGAGCGTTGATTTCATTGCCGACGGCGTGCACGTACACCCGGTCGCCATCCGCGCGGCACTGGCGGCAAAGGGTGTCGAGCGAACGCTGCTGATCACCGACGCGAACATCGGGGCGGGCTTGCCCGCCGGTGTGCACGACACGCCGTGGGGCTTCCCCGTTCGTGTCGCGGAAGGTGACGGCGCACGCAAACATAACCCTGGTAAGCCCGGCGACGGCGGTCTGGCAGGCAGTGCGTTGACGATGGACCTTGGCATGACGAACCTGCTGCGATGGCTCGATCGGCCGGAGCATGACGTGTGGTCGATGGGCACGCGCAGTGTGGCGCAGCGGATGGGTTGGTCCGACCTCGGCGACTTGCGCGAAGGGGCAGCAGCAGATCTCGTGCTATGGGATCGCGAATCGGACGGTCGACTACACGCCAACAAGACGTGGCAGGCCGGCCAACTGGTTTTCGATGCGAACCAGACCGCCGCGGGCTCCGCGACCTGA
- a CDS encoding GntR family transcriptional regulator yields the protein MTQTIPPPDTSYGRVASVLRDRILRGEWEPTKQLPTEQALCSEFDVSRITIRQALQILDQEQLIYRRQGSGSFVNERPTRRIPLLQAGFSQSIKKHAPELTRKVLRFARRRAGHKVGRLLNLSPEDRVVYARRLDVLDGKPVAYDDLYLPEACGDQLDLGDLETVAFAPQWKQVQSLEISHMHQKIDAVNASAMQARLLAVQPRAALLKTIETPIDKSGRPLGLFVTYYHGRVFSLSATCQSSI from the coding sequence ATGACACAAACCATCCCGCCGCCGGATACGTCCTATGGCCGCGTCGCTTCGGTACTTCGCGATCGCATCCTCCGCGGCGAGTGGGAGCCAACCAAACAACTGCCTACCGAGCAGGCGTTGTGCAGCGAGTTCGACGTCTCACGCATTACCATCCGCCAGGCCCTCCAGATCCTCGACCAGGAACAACTGATCTATCGACGGCAGGGCAGCGGCTCGTTCGTGAACGAACGACCCACGCGCCGCATCCCACTTTTACAGGCCGGCTTCAGTCAGAGCATCAAAAAGCACGCGCCGGAACTGACGCGCAAAGTATTACGATTCGCCCGCCGACGCGCGGGCCACAAGGTCGGCCGCTTGCTGAATCTCTCGCCGGAGGATCGCGTTGTCTACGCCCGTCGACTCGACGTGCTCGACGGCAAGCCAGTGGCGTATGACGACCTTTACCTGCCCGAAGCCTGCGGCGATCAACTGGACCTGGGCGATTTGGAAACCGTTGCCTTCGCACCACAATGGAAGCAGGTCCAGTCGCTGGAAATTTCACACATGCACCAAAAAATCGACGCGGTCAACGCGTCCGCGATGCAGGCTCGCCTGCTCGCTGTGCAGCCAAGGGCGGCGCTGCTGAAGACCATCGAAACGCCAATCGACAAAAGCGGGCGTCCCCTCGGTTTGTTCGTGACCTACTACCACGGCCGAGTGTTCTCGTTGAGCGCAACCTGCCAGTCGTCCATATAA
- a CDS encoding PQQ-dependent sugar dehydrogenase: protein MFLSITLGLVWTAGPSAGAQQVQRLWVENCASCHGDQGQGANARSLLRDEVMGAEHDLAFYKAIREGLPDDGMDAYDDVLSEEETWSLVVHIRELQERARREREPASRPNDDGYVETTHHRYRFERVVTEGIEIPWALAFLPDGRLLIAERPGTVRLHDDSGLSEPVEDTPEVVHAGQGGLLGVALHPEHEANGWIYLSYSHGQGDRMMTRVVRGRIEDHRWADQEVIFEAPEELYLPTRQHYGCRLVFDDEGYLFIAIGDRGRPDHAQERYRPNGKIHRLHDDGSVPSDNPFVDEHDAMASVWSYGHRNPQGMVFDHDAGELWSTEHGPRGGDELNLIERGGNYGWPRVSHGINYNNTPFQTPWSEHDYIDPVKHWTPSIAACGLALGHGEAFPEWQGDLFAGGLAGQVVERLRVRDGEIVERERILERMGRVRDVITAPDGSIYVALNDPHHVVRLAPAE, encoded by the coding sequence ATGTTTCTGAGCATCACGTTGGGACTGGTGTGGACGGCCGGTCCGTCGGCGGGGGCGCAGCAGGTTCAGCGGCTGTGGGTGGAGAACTGCGCGAGTTGTCACGGCGATCAGGGGCAGGGCGCGAACGCCCGGTCGCTTTTGCGCGACGAGGTGATGGGCGCGGAACATGATCTGGCGTTTTACAAGGCAATCCGCGAAGGCTTGCCGGACGACGGGATGGACGCGTATGACGATGTGCTCAGTGAAGAGGAGACATGGTCGCTGGTTGTGCACATCCGCGAGTTGCAGGAGCGTGCCCGTCGCGAGCGCGAGCCGGCGAGTCGACCGAACGACGACGGCTATGTGGAAACGACGCATCATCGTTATCGCTTCGAGCGTGTGGTCACGGAAGGAATTGAGATTCCGTGGGCGCTGGCGTTTTTGCCCGACGGCCGACTGTTGATCGCCGAGCGGCCCGGCACGGTTCGACTGCACGACGACAGCGGCTTGAGTGAGCCGGTGGAAGATACGCCCGAGGTGGTTCATGCCGGGCAGGGGGGCTTGCTGGGCGTGGCGCTGCATCCGGAGCATGAAGCGAACGGTTGGATCTACCTCAGCTATTCGCATGGCCAGGGTGATCGAATGATGACGCGCGTCGTGCGCGGCCGCATCGAAGACCACCGCTGGGCCGACCAGGAAGTGATCTTCGAAGCGCCGGAAGAGCTTTACCTGCCGACGCGTCAGCACTACGGCTGCCGACTGGTCTTCGACGATGAGGGCTATCTGTTTATCGCCATCGGTGACCGCGGCCGACCGGATCATGCACAGGAACGCTATCGGCCGAACGGCAAGATCCATCGCCTGCACGACGACGGCTCTGTGCCCAGCGACAACCCGTTCGTCGACGAGCATGACGCGATGGCTTCGGTGTGGAGCTACGGCCATCGCAACCCGCAGGGCATGGTCTTCGATCACGACGCCGGCGAACTTTGGTCCACCGAGCACGGGCCGCGCGGCGGCGATGAACTGAACCTCATCGAACGCGGGGGCAACTACGGTTGGCCACGCGTGTCGCACGGCATCAACTACAACAACACGCCTTTCCAGACACCGTGGAGCGAGCACGACTACATCGATCCGGTAAAACACTGGACGCCATCCATCGCAGCCTGTGGCCTCGCGCTCGGGCATGGGGAGGCGTTCCCCGAGTGGCAAGGCGACCTGTTCGCCGGCGGGCTGGCGGGGCAGGTGGTCGAGCGGCTGCGGGTCCGCGACGGTGAAATTGTCGAGCGCGAACGCATCCTCGAACGCATGGGCCGAGTGCGCGACGTCATCACAGCGCCGGACGGTTCGATTTACGTGGCATTGAACGACCCGCACCACGTCGTTCGCCTGGCGCCGGCGGAGTGA